From Vanacampus margaritifer isolate UIUO_Vmar chromosome 8, RoL_Vmar_1.0, whole genome shotgun sequence, a single genomic window includes:
- the LOC144056897 gene encoding CTTNBP2 N-terminal-like protein, which translates to MKSKLDMESLSKQEVLMLFSILEGELEARDMVIDALKAQRKDFFVQERYGRYDLSDPFLALQRDGEAVGAQRGQDHPATSNPLVVLKLVVSHCRRMQEKMLAQLAAAESRHRTVIMDLEEEKRKHAEDTAEGDDVTYILEKERERLQQQLEFERGQVRRSEKEQRRVTDQLEEERAQHKQLSCALAKECKWASARALEEGHRLTEAGRKLDKEREACQALKEELEEEKRRALRMEARVEEQLAEFDTEREQLRSRLKKEEAQCARLQQQVEELQRKLSDVSEVAEVQQEGEQWATKVPSTKKMAEAKLEHNEDEGQRAAGTKVNGHHFATEADEIPNGGPPNGSAGQQTLSSSPCTSPVPTKLANAPAGGKSSYQTGINQRFHAARHKFQTAPPEPEPTQPSPGSSPPPPLAESSKQMARSTVTQVLSRFTTTQQAPKLSAANHSPFGTDYRCLAAPLSPVAGRAAAPPQGVRSPTIPRADRGNPPPIPPKKPGLAQAPPSPAAVPRSGSHFNDGPLSGSCGLTSTQDGVKELDVVLSSN; encoded by the exons ATGAAG TCCAAGCTGGACATGGAGAGTTTGAGCAAGCAGGAGGTGCTGATGCTTTTCAGCATCCTGGAGGGAGAGCTGGAAGCCCGAGACATGGTCATTGATGCTCTCAAG GCGCAGCGCAAAGACTTCTTCGTGCAGGAGCGCTACGGCCGCTACGACCTCAGCGATCCCTTCCTGGCCCTGCAGAGGGACGGCGAGGCGGTGGGGGCCCAGCGGGGCCAGGACCACCCGGCCACCTCCAACCCGCTGGTGGTGCTCAAGCTGGTGGTGAGCCACTGCAGGAGGATGCAGGAGAAGATGCTGGCCCAGCTGGCGGCAGCAGAGAGCAGGCACAGAACG GTGATCATGGAtctggaggaggagaagaggaaACACGCCGAGGACACGGCCGAGGGCGACGACGTCACCTACATCCTGGAGAAGGAGCGCGAACGCTTACAACAGCAG CTGGAATTTGAGCGTGGCCAGGTGCGGCGCTCGGAAAAAGAACAACGCCGCGTCACGGATCAGCTGGAGGAGGAGCGAGCGCAGCACAAGCAGCTCTCCTGCGCCCTGGCCAAAGAATGCAAGTGGGCCAGCGCCAGAGCCCTGGAGGAGGGCCACCGCCTCACCGAGGCCGGCCGCAAGCTGGACAAG GAGCGGGAGGCCTGCCAAGCGCTGaaggaggagctggaggaggagaagaggcgaGCGCTGAGGATGGAGGCCAGGGTGGAGGAGCAGCTGGCCGAGTTCGATACGGAGCGAGAGCAGCTCCGCTCGCGACTCAAGAAGGAGGAGGCGCAGTGCGCCAGGCTGCAGCAGCAG GTGGAGGAGCTTCAGAGGAAGCTGAGTGATGTCAGCGAGGTGGCAGAAGTTCAACAGGAAGGTGAGCAGTGGGCAACAAAGGTTCCTTCAACAAAGAAGATGGCAGAAGCCAAACTGGAACACAACGAGGACGAAGGTCAAAGGGCCGCGGGTACAAAAGTCAACGGGCACCATTTTGCGACAGAGGCCGACGAGATTCCTAATGGCGGACCCCCAAACGGGTCCGCAGGTCAGCAGACTTTGAGTTCCTCCCCTTGCACGTCCCCCGTCCCAACCAAACTTGCCAACGCCCCGGCGGGTGGCAAGTCTTCCTACCAGACTGGAATTAACCAGCGTTTCCACGCAGCCCGCCACAAGTTCCAAACGGCTCCCCCTGAACCCGAGCCCACCCAGCCGTCCCCCGGCAGCTCCCCACCTCCACCTCTGGCCGAGTCCAGTAAGCAGATGGCCCGTAGCACCGTCACTCAAGTCCTGTCCCGCTTCACCACTACGCAGCAGGCACCCAAACTTTCCGCGGCCAACCACTCCCCCTTCGGGACCGACTACCGCTGCCTGGCGGCCCCCTTGTCCCCCGTGGCGGGCCGGGCGGCGGCCCCGCCACAGGGGGTCCGCTCGCCTACGATCCCCAGGGCGGACAGGGGAAACCCTCCACCCATCCCGCCCAAGAAACCTGGCTTGGCTCAAGCCCCGCCCTCGCCAGCTGCCGTCCCGAGGTCGGGTAGCCATTTTAACGACGGCCCCCTTTCGGGCAGCTGCGGCCTAACGTCCACGCAAGATGGCGTCAAAGAACTGGATGTGGTGCTGTCGTCTAATTAA
- the LOC144056292 gene encoding protein Wnt-2b-A-like, translated as MREQSADSTMGKRTTLRVNSKAKVYMLTWLLLVCTPRVDSSWWYIGALGARVICDNIPGLVNKQRQLCQRHPDLMQSIGEGAKEWIKECQHQFRHQRWNCSTLERDHTVFGRVMLRSSREAAFVYAISSAGVVYAITRACSQGDVKICNCDGHKRGQASDHRGSFDWGGCSDNIKYGIKFAKAFVDAREGMVKDARALMNLHNNHCGRMAVKRFMKLECKCHGVSGSCSLRTCWLAMSDFRRTGDYLRKKYNTAVEVTMNQDGTGIMVAERDFKGSTKNELVYVENSPDYCHMDRAQGSLGTAGRVCNKSSRGTDGCEVMCCGRGYDTMRVKRLSQCECKFRWCCTVQCNDCEDTVDIHTCKPHKRPDWLDLT; from the exons ATGAGAGAGCAATCTGCGGACTCTACGATGGGAAAGAGGACGACGCTGCGCGTAAACTCCAAAGCTAAAGTGTACATGCTCACTTGGCTGCTGCTCGTCTGCACGCCAAGAGTGGATTCATCCTGGTG GTACATCGGCGCGCTGGGCGCTCGGGTGATTTGCGACAACATCCCGGGTCTGGTCAACAAGCAGCGGCAGCTGTGCCAGCGCCACCCGGACCTGATGCAGTCCATCGGCGAGGGTGCCAAGGAGTGGATCAAGGAGTGCCAGCACCAGTTCCGCCACCAGCGCTGGAACTGCAGCACGCTGGAGCGCGACCACACCGTGTTTGGCAGGGTGATGCTGCGAA GCAGCAGAGAAGCAGCATTCGTGTACGCTATCTCGTCGGCCGGGGTGGTCTACGCCATCACCCGGGCGTGCAGTCAGGGCGACGTCAAGATCTGCAACTGCGACGGGCACAAGCGCGGTCAAGCCAGCGACCACCGAGGCAGCTTCGACTGGGGCGGATGCAGCGACAACATAAAATATGGCATCAAATTTGCCAAGGCGTTTGTGGACGCTCGAGAAGGGATGGTGAAGGATGCCCGGGCGCTGATGAATCTGCATAACAATCACTGTGGAAGAATG GCCGTCAAGCGCTTCATGAAGCTGGAGTGCAAGTGTCACGGCGTCAGTGGCTCCTGCTCCCTGAGAACCTGCTGGCTGGCTATGTCCGACTTCAGGCGGACGGGCGACTACCTCCGGAAGAAGTACAACACGGCCGTGGAGGTGACGATGAACCAGGACGGCACTGGTATCATGGTGGCCGAGCGCGACTTCAAAGGGAGCACCAAAAACGAGCTGGTGTACGTGGAGAACTCGCCAGACTACTGCCACATGGACCGTGCGCAAG GCTCCCTGGGCACGGCGGGCCGCGTTTGCAACAAGTCGTCGAGGGGCACCGACGGCTGCGAGGTGATGTGCTGCGGGCGGGGCTACGACACCATGCGCGTCAAACGCCTCAGCCAGTGCGAATGCAAGTTCCGGTGGTGCTGCACGGTCCAGTGCAACGACTGCGAGGACACGGTGGACATTCACACTTGCAAGCCCCATAAGCGACCCGACTGGCTGGACTTGACCTAA